A single region of the Eleginops maclovinus isolate JMC-PN-2008 ecotype Puerto Natales chromosome 4, JC_Emac_rtc_rv5, whole genome shotgun sequence genome encodes:
- the LOC134862730 gene encoding zinc finger MYM-type protein 1-like — protein sequence MAETTPPSRTGVPVGIASTTLSDDPGCWPSVLTSSMRCEIVKKGPVQIMDIEFPQNLDNPPRRFTKDSYKRTMKNGENIHRSWLVYSIHTDGVFCFPCTVFGKRERDNALTTCGYGGWKNLSYRLKKHECTKVHCDNVKKWHDLQRRLQTSTLIDQRQMELMQLEVEHWKGVIRRVIAIVSHLAERNQALRGTTSTVYDRHNGNFLAQVELLAQFDPVMNEHIRRIQCKETKVHYLSGVIQNEIIQLVGDKILQEIARRVHKAKYFSVIMDCTPDISHKEQLSVVLRIVNCETPVSIAEHFLGFVHVEDTTGKGLSEILLDQLEKHNLSISDCRGQSYDNGSNMMGHKQGVQARILELNNKALCIPCSSHTLNLVVSDAAKSSVLSMSFFGMLQRLYNLFSSSVHRWAILKQHVKQLTLKPLSGTRWEARIDSVKVVRYHLPEILDGLSALETYATEKGDSETMSSAKSLHGELKTWSFLLCTITWYNVLYQVNHMSKLLQSPDVSMQTLKKETEGVTEYLEDFRENGLASSQTDAMEIAEDLEIERKLPEKRQRKKKRQFLYESTDETQSTPEEAFRRDFFLPLVDTAITSLKDRFSRLEGVYALYDFLFSIDIMRATTKTGKLHERCRKVEQTLHDIDADDLALEINSAVHTFPDEVSRCPFKMLDYIYSEKLLDLYSNLSIALRLLLTLPVSVASGERSFSSLKRIKNYMRSTMSQERLSGLALMSIESDVRRSLDLEGIVSAFAEAKGRKQQFQ from the coding sequence atggcagagaccaccccaccatccagaactggggtacctgtaggtattgcaagcaccacattaagtgatgacccaggatgttggcccagtgtcctaacaagcagtatgcgctgtgaaatagtcaaaaaaggacctgtgcaaatcatggacattgaattcccgcaaaacttagacaatcctcctcgaagattcaccaaggacagttacaaaagaaccatgaaaaatggtgagaatatacatcgatcgtggctggtgtattccatccacacagatggagtgttctgtttcccttgtactgttttcgggaagcgtgagcgtgacaatgccttaacgacctgtggctacggtggatggaagaacctttcctatcgcctaaaaaaacacgagtgcacaaaggtgcactgtgacaatgtgaaaaagtggcacgaccttcagaggagactgcaaaccagtacactgattgatcaaagacagatggagttgatgcaacttgaagttgaacactggaaaggcgtgattcggagagtgattgccatagtttcccatctggcagaacgcaaccaggctttgagaggaactaccagtaccgtgtatgatcgccacaatgggaattttctggctcaagtggaactcctagcacagtttgatccggtaatgaatgaacacatcagacgaatacaatgcaaagagacaaaggtgcattacctgagtggagtcattcagaacgaaatcattcagctggtcggagacaaaatcctacaggagattgcaagaagagtgcacaaagcaaaatacttctccgtgatcatggattgcactcctgacatcagccacaaggaacaactttctgttgttctcaggattgtcaactgtgaaacacctgtttctattgctgagcattttttgggatttgtacatgttgaagacacaactggtaaagggctcagtgaaatcctgcttgaccagttggagaagcacaacctcagcatttcagattgccgtgggcagtcatacgacaatggcagcaatatgatgggccacaaacagggtgtgcaggcaagaattttagagctgaacaacaaggcgctatgcatcccatgcagcagtcacacactaaatctggttgtgtcagatgctgccaagtcttcagtgttgtccatgtctttttttggtatgctgcaacgactgtacaaccttttcagttcctctgtgcaccgctgggcaattttgaagcagcatgtgaagcagctcacccttaagccactttcagggacgagatgggaggcccgaattgacagtgtgaaggtagtgcggtaccatctacctgaaatactagacggactgtcagcactggagacatatgctacagagaagggggactcagagaccatgtcctcagcaaaaagcttacatggtgagcttaaaacatggtcctttcttctgtgcacaataacctggtacaacgttttgtatcaggttaaccatatgagcaagctcctccagagcccggatgtttcaatgcaaacactgaaaaaagaaaccgagggagtgacagagtacctagaagatttcagggaaaatggactcgcatcaagccaaacggatgcaatggagattgcagaagatctggaaattgagaggaaattgcctgagaaaaggcaacgtaaaaagaaaaggcagttcctttacgagagtacagatgaaacccaatcgaccccagaagaggccttcagaagggacttcttcctgcctttggttgacactgccatcaccagcctaaaagacagattttccagactggagggggtgtatgccctgtacgacttcctgttcagcattgatatcatgagggccacaaccaagactgggaaattgcatgagagatgcaggaaagtggaacaaaccctccatgatattgatgcagacgacttggcattggagatcaactctgctgtccacacctttccagatgaagtatccaggtgcccatttaaaatgctggactacatatacagtgagaagctgttggacctgtacagcaatttaagcattgcactgcgcctacttctgacccttcctgtctcggttgcctccggagagaggagcttttcatctctgaagcgcataaagaattacatgaggtcaactatgagccaagagaggctctctggactggcactcatgtcaattgagagtgacgtccgcaggtctttggacttggaggggattgtgtctgcatttgctgaggccaagggccgcaagcagcagtttcagtag